One stretch of Segatella copri DNA includes these proteins:
- a CDS encoding NADH:ubiquinone reductase (Na(+)-transporting) subunit D, whose amino-acid sequence MALFSKQNKEAFIKPLNGDNPILVQVLGICSALAVTSQLKPAIVMGLAVTIITAFSNVIISIIRNTIPQRIRIIVQLVVVAALVTIVSQVLKAFAYDVSVQLSVYVGLIITNCILMGRLEAFAMMNKPWPSFLDGVGNGLGYALILVIVGAVREFLGRGSLLGFQLIPEGAYDFGYVNNGMMTMPAMALILVGCVIWVHRAYIYKEEK is encoded by the coding sequence ATGGCATTATTTAGTAAACAAAATAAGGAGGCATTCATCAAGCCACTGAACGGCGACAACCCTATCCTCGTCCAGGTGCTTGGTATCTGTAGTGCCCTGGCTGTTACTTCCCAGCTGAAGCCAGCCATTGTGATGGGACTTGCCGTTACTATCATCACGGCATTCTCTAACGTGATTATTTCCATCATCCGCAACACCATCCCTCAGCGCATCCGTATCATCGTCCAGCTGGTGGTAGTTGCTGCCCTGGTTACCATCGTGAGCCAGGTGCTGAAGGCTTTCGCCTACGACGTGAGCGTGCAGCTCTCCGTGTATGTGGGTCTTATCATCACCAACTGTATCCTGATGGGTCGCTTGGAGGCGTTCGCCATGATGAACAAGCCTTGGCCTTCATTCCTCGATGGTGTAGGTAATGGTTTGGGTTACGCCCTCATCCTCGTGATTGTGGGTGCTGTTCGTGAGTTCCTGGGCCGCGGCTCATTGCTCGGTTTCCAGCTGATTCCAGAGGGAGCTTACGACTTTGGATATGTTAACAACGGTATGATGACCATGCCAGCCATGGCATTGATTCTCGTTGGATGTGTAATCTGGGTACATCGTGCCTATATTTATAAGGAGGAGAAGTAA
- a CDS encoding DUF4248 domain-containing protein gives MIENRSYGKAELAMLYFPTATLRVALNRLVRWINRCPELKQSLCSGYAGKFSHFYTRQQVAEIIEFLDEP, from the coding sequence ATGATAGAAAACAGAAGTTACGGGAAGGCGGAGCTCGCCATGCTCTACTTTCCCACCGCTACCCTCAGGGTAGCGCTCAACCGACTGGTGAGATGGATCAACCGGTGTCCCGAGCTCAAGCAGAGCCTCTGTTCGGGTTACGCCGGCAAGTTTTCCCACTTCTACACCCGGCAACAAGTAGCAGAAATCATCGAATTTCTGGATGAACCATAA
- a CDS encoding NADH:ubiquinone reductase (Na(+)-transporting) subunit B: protein MSALRNYLNKIKPNFQKGGKLHAFESVFDGFESFLYVPNTTAKSGASIHDSIDSKRIMSFVVIALIPALLFGMYNVGYQNFKAAGTLDAASFIEVFGFGFLAVLPKLLVSYIVGLGIEFAWAQWKHEEIQEGYLVSGIIIPLIIPISTPLWMLALACAFAVIFCKEIFGGTGMNIFNVAVGARMFLFFSYPLAMSGDKVWVAKDAIFGLGNTLPDGFTAATPLGQLAQGSIPSASLCDSIIGFIPGCIGETSVIAIAIGAIILLWTGIASWKTMGSVFAGGIVMALIFQALGMTPIAWYEHIVLGGFCFGAVFMATDPVTSARTEKGKYFYGFFIGAIAVIVRVMNPGYPEGMMLAIFFGNMFAPLIDYCVVQSNISRRAKRAIK, encoded by the coding sequence ATGAGTGCATTAAGAAATTATCTCAATAAGATAAAGCCTAACTTCCAGAAGGGAGGTAAGCTGCATGCCTTCGAGAGCGTGTTTGACGGTTTTGAGAGCTTCCTGTACGTGCCTAATACGACAGCGAAGAGCGGAGCCAGCATCCACGATTCAATCGACTCGAAGCGCATCATGAGCTTTGTGGTAATCGCCCTGATTCCTGCTTTGCTCTTCGGTATGTATAATGTGGGATACCAGAATTTCAAGGCTGCAGGTACACTAGATGCTGCCAGCTTCATCGAGGTCTTCGGCTTCGGATTCCTGGCTGTCCTCCCTAAGTTGCTGGTTAGCTACATCGTGGGTCTCGGCATCGAGTTTGCCTGGGCTCAGTGGAAGCACGAGGAAATCCAGGAGGGTTACCTCGTCAGCGGTATCATCATCCCATTGATCATTCCTATCTCTACACCGCTGTGGATGCTCGCTCTGGCGTGCGCCTTCGCAGTCATCTTCTGCAAGGAGATCTTCGGTGGTACCGGTATGAACATCTTTAATGTGGCTGTGGGTGCCCGTATGTTCCTCTTCTTCTCATATCCATTGGCTATGAGTGGTGATAAGGTCTGGGTGGCTAAGGATGCTATCTTCGGTCTGGGTAACACCCTGCCTGATGGCTTCACAGCTGCTACTCCTCTCGGTCAGCTGGCTCAGGGCAGCATACCTTCAGCTAGTCTCTGCGATTCTATCATCGGTTTCATTCCTGGCTGTATCGGTGAGACTTCAGTCATCGCCATCGCCATCGGTGCCATCATCCTTCTCTGGACAGGCATCGCATCTTGGAAGACAATGGGCTCAGTATTCGCAGGCGGTATCGTGATGGCGCTTATCTTCCAGGCTCTCGGCATGACACCTATCGCCTGGTATGAGCACATCGTGCTCGGTGGTTTCTGCTTCGGTGCCGTATTCATGGCTACCGACCCTGTAACCTCAGCCCGTACTGAGAAGGGTAAGTACTTCTACGGATTCTTCATCGGTGCCATCGCCGTTATCGTACGTGTGATGAACCCAGGTTATCCAGAGGGTATGATGCTCGCTATCTTCTTCGGCAACATGTTTGCTCCACTTATCGACTACTGTGTAGTTCAGAGCAACATCTCACGCCGTGCTAAACGTGCTATTAAATAA
- a CDS encoding FMN-binding protein, whose amino-acid sequence MKTNSNSYTIIYSVIIVVIVAFLLAFVSSSLKATQDANVALDTQKQILNSLNLRDLDNATAAAKYKEVVKDEKEKDGMKYYECEIDGQKKTVYSVKGMGLWGGISGFIAVDADNNTIYGVYFNHEGETAGLGAEIKDNLKWQQKFQGKKIHKDGVEGIALGVEKDAPASDPNNVDAVTGATLTSNGVDAMLKEGLAKFIK is encoded by the coding sequence ATGAAGACAAATTCAAATAGCTATACTATTATCTATTCGGTTATCATCGTGGTAATCGTGGCATTCCTGCTCGCGTTCGTGTCTTCTTCGCTGAAGGCAACACAGGATGCCAACGTGGCTCTTGATACTCAGAAGCAGATTCTCAATTCCCTCAACCTGCGCGACCTTGACAACGCTACTGCGGCTGCCAAATATAAAGAGGTGGTGAAGGACGAGAAGGAGAAGGACGGCATGAAGTATTACGAGTGCGAGATTGATGGTCAGAAGAAGACCGTTTACTCTGTAAAGGGTATGGGTCTCTGGGGCGGCATTTCAGGCTTCATCGCCGTGGATGCCGACAACAACACCATCTATGGCGTATATTTCAACCACGAAGGCGAGACTGCCGGACTTGGTGCTGAAATCAAGGACAACCTGAAGTGGCAGCAGAAATTCCAGGGCAAGAAGATTCACAAGGATGGAGTAGAGGGCATCGCTCTGGGCGTTGAGAAAGACGCTCCTGCCAGCGACCCTAACAATGTGGATGCCGTTACCGGTGCTACATTGACATCCAACGGTGTGGATGCCATGCTCAAGGAAGGTCTTGCTAAATTCATTAAATAA
- a CDS encoding Na(+)-translocating NADH-quinone reductase subunit A, with the protein MANVIKLRKGLDINLTGKASKDVTLQVAQAGEYALVPAAFVGVTPKVVVREGDHVNAGDALFVNKACPEVKFASPVSGEVTAIERGERRKVLCVKVKADAVQTSTDFGKKNVDALDGEAVKQALLEAGLFGYINQLPYAVSTTPDTKPKAIFVSALCDMPLAADFEVELEGNEEAFQTGLTALSKIAKTYLGVGVDQHSNALGEAKNVELNVFDGPCPAGNVGVQVNNIDPVNKGEVVWTVDPASVIFFGRLFLTGKVDLHKTVAVAGSEIKTPGYAEVLVGTPLSSFVANQLKAVDHVRLINGNPLTGVKTTTADFVGGHTSEITAIPEGDDNDEMLGWILPRTDQFSTSRSYLSWLFGKKKEYNLDARVKGGERHMIMSGEYDKVLPMDIYGEYLIKAIITGDIDKQEQLGIYEVSPEDFAVAEFVDSSKLELQKIVREGLNTLRKENA; encoded by the coding sequence ATGGCAAATGTAATTAAGTTACGTAAAGGCTTGGACATTAACCTTACGGGTAAGGCTTCCAAGGATGTAACGCTCCAGGTGGCTCAGGCTGGCGAGTATGCGCTGGTTCCTGCGGCTTTCGTGGGTGTGACTCCTAAGGTAGTGGTACGCGAGGGCGATCATGTCAATGCCGGAGATGCCTTGTTTGTGAACAAGGCTTGCCCGGAGGTGAAGTTTGCCTCGCCAGTGAGCGGAGAAGTAACCGCCATTGAGAGAGGTGAGCGCCGAAAGGTGCTCTGCGTGAAGGTGAAGGCCGACGCAGTACAGACCTCTACGGATTTTGGTAAGAAAAACGTTGATGCGTTAGACGGTGAGGCTGTCAAGCAGGCGCTGCTTGAGGCTGGTCTCTTCGGATACATCAACCAGTTGCCTTATGCTGTGTCCACAACTCCCGACACCAAGCCTAAGGCAATTTTCGTTTCTGCCCTCTGCGACATGCCGCTCGCTGCCGACTTTGAGGTAGAACTCGAAGGCAACGAAGAGGCTTTCCAGACGGGTTTGACAGCCTTGAGCAAGATTGCGAAAACTTATCTTGGTGTTGGCGTTGACCAGCACAGCAATGCGCTCGGCGAGGCTAAGAACGTAGAACTCAATGTATTCGACGGTCCTTGTCCGGCAGGTAATGTAGGCGTACAGGTGAACAACATCGACCCGGTAAACAAGGGCGAGGTGGTTTGGACAGTAGATCCAGCATCGGTTATCTTCTTCGGAAGACTCTTCCTGACAGGTAAGGTTGATTTGCACAAGACTGTAGCTGTGGCTGGTAGTGAAATCAAGACTCCTGGCTATGCTGAAGTATTGGTAGGTACACCTTTAAGCAGTTTTGTAGCCAATCAGCTGAAAGCTGTTGACCATGTGCGACTTATCAATGGTAATCCTCTTACTGGTGTAAAGACAACTACAGCCGATTTCGTAGGTGGTCATACGTCAGAGATTACAGCCATCCCAGAGGGTGATGACAACGATGAAATGCTGGGTTGGATCCTTCCACGTACCGACCAGTTCTCTACATCGCGTTCATATCTTTCCTGGCTCTTCGGCAAGAAGAAGGAGTACAATCTCGATGCCCGCGTGAAGGGTGGCGAGCGTCACATGATCATGAGCGGCGAGTATGACAAGGTGCTCCCGATGGACATCTATGGTGAGTATCTCATCAAGGCAATCATCACCGGCGATATCGACAAGCAGGAGCAGCTCGGTATCTACGAGGTAAGTCCGGAAGATTTTGCTGTGGCTGAGTTCGTGGATTCATCTAAGCTCGAATTGCAGAAGATTGTACGCGAGGGCTTGAATACCCTGCGCAAGGAGAACGCTTAG
- a CDS encoding translocation/assembly module TamB domain-containing protein yields MPPVQAFIGSEVAGALAQKFGTQVSIGKVNLGFFNRIIIDDVMMLDQKGDSMICASRVSAKLDFLPLKDGKISVSSAQLFGLNANIYKQDAKSPMNIQFVLDSLASKDTTRHTPLDLHIGSLIIRHGAVAYNQRDIAPKPGVFSPQHLGITDLSAHIILGHLTDKDIHLAVKKIALKDKSGLQLRNLRFKLDADQQQALLRDFSIELPHSQLQFDDLRATYRIENKHIVKPTLQFQGGIKPSVITLADIACFVPELRKFKDALQLHLQFSGTSTSARIHNLEFKTQSGSLLLRANGRVSDWDRLLRWKANISALRISGDGIGEVSRNLGKRISIPKEVLRLGDIYYIGEVYGAGKNVGTRGQLKTGVGEVAIKAEKAGSELKASINTQGINLGRILDNGQFGILAASLSAHGNKQHFYAKGSIPRFDFNKYSYRNIQIDGSYKQGLVEGLASIADPNANIQVEGSYSIPRKQYAATAHVQHLLPTILGLKVADKTYSLDDITVSAKNQGKDSYFDLEAPFASIHVNGEYDYATLTKSFTNLVASKLSTLPGIGKVDRSAKNHFTFQAEITSTEILQRMLGIPLQIEQPVFADGFMNDAEKTVNIYTSVPDFSYGGKDYHGAKVRLHTINDSLKIDAQIRQGKWGDNGPGIHVKAAAADNQLFAKLFYNNHSAKLPIQGIIDTRAQFFKNEDQVSTAHVTIHPSEIRIDGTPWEVHPADIIYSKNRLLVDHFAVSHDQQHVIVSGLATPEKTDSIVADLKDVDVAYVLNLINFHSVDFTGKASGKAIIKSLFNDPDAYAQLDVKEFTFENGPLGVLHAGVNFNKELEQIDIHAVADDGPEHQTLINGYVSPKRNYIDLGIDAQGTSMKFLENFCGSFMNQVEAWGDGHLNVVGDLKNINLVGDLTAHGKVHLKQLNTDYTFDALHAHAIPDDILIENDTIFDRNRNIAILSGGIHHKHLTRLSYDLDIKAHNFLGFDTREFGDNTFYGTIYATGDVGIHGKSGETVIDINAEPEPGSIFVYNVASPDAISDKSFIHWHEIVPDIMDSLNGAPTTKQREDDIDFESDMRINFLVNTNQNLTLKLIMDEQSGDYITLNGDGVIRANYFNKGSFDMFGNYVVDHGTYKLTIQNLIKKEFEFMPGGTIAFGGNPYNAPLNLRAKYTVNGVPLSDLRIGRSFSGNNIRVDCLMDITGTPQSPKVDFSMDLPTVNSDAKQMIYSIINSQEEMNQQVLYLLGIGRFYAQTNNNQVSEDGEQQSQTSLAMQSLLSGTISQQLNTVLSNVVKSNNWNFGANISTGDEGFNNAEYEGILSGKLLNNRLLFNGQFGYRDNPNATQSFIGDFDLRYLIFPNGNLAIRMYNQTNDRYFTRNSLNTQGLGLIMKKDFNGLRDFFGIKKKKKKKK; encoded by the coding sequence GTGCCACCAGTACAGGCCTTCATCGGCTCTGAAGTAGCCGGTGCACTGGCTCAGAAATTCGGCACTCAGGTAAGTATCGGAAAGGTGAACCTGGGCTTCTTCAACCGCATTATCATAGATGACGTGATGATGCTCGACCAGAAGGGCGACAGCATGATCTGTGCTTCGCGCGTATCGGCAAAGCTCGATTTCCTGCCTTTGAAGGATGGCAAGATTTCGGTTTCATCTGCCCAGCTCTTCGGTCTCAACGCCAACATCTACAAGCAGGATGCCAAGAGCCCAATGAACATCCAGTTCGTGCTCGATTCGCTGGCTTCGAAAGATACCACCCGCCATACTCCGCTCGACCTGCACATCGGAAGTCTGATTATCCGCCATGGTGCCGTTGCCTACAACCAGCGCGATATTGCGCCTAAGCCGGGCGTCTTTTCGCCGCAGCATCTAGGCATCACCGACCTCTCTGCCCACATTATTCTGGGCCATCTCACCGACAAGGATATCCATTTGGCTGTCAAGAAGATAGCGCTGAAAGATAAATCAGGACTTCAACTCAGAAATCTGAGATTCAAACTCGATGCCGACCAGCAGCAAGCCCTGCTCAGAGACTTCAGCATCGAGCTCCCTCATTCGCAATTGCAGTTTGATGACCTGCGCGCTACCTACCGCATCGAGAACAAGCATATCGTAAAGCCTACACTCCAGTTTCAGGGCGGCATCAAGCCATCCGTCATCACGCTTGCCGATATTGCCTGCTTCGTGCCTGAGCTCCGCAAGTTCAAGGATGCCCTGCAGCTTCATCTCCAGTTTTCGGGCACCAGTACATCTGCCCGCATCCATAACCTCGAATTCAAGACTCAGAGCGGCAGTCTGCTGCTCCGGGCAAACGGCCGTGTGAGCGATTGGGACCGCCTTCTGCGCTGGAAGGCAAACATCTCAGCCCTCAGGATATCAGGCGATGGCATCGGAGAGGTTTCCAGAAATCTGGGCAAACGCATCAGCATTCCGAAAGAAGTGCTGCGCCTGGGCGACATATATTATATAGGTGAAGTATATGGTGCAGGCAAGAACGTAGGCACCCGCGGCCAGCTGAAGACCGGCGTGGGCGAAGTAGCCATCAAGGCCGAAAAGGCTGGCTCCGAGCTCAAGGCTAGCATCAACACCCAGGGCATCAACCTGGGCAGAATCCTCGACAACGGGCAGTTCGGCATCCTGGCAGCATCGCTTTCGGCTCACGGCAACAAGCAGCATTTCTATGCCAAGGGCAGCATTCCGCGCTTCGATTTCAACAAGTACAGCTACCGCAACATTCAGATAGACGGAAGCTATAAGCAGGGACTGGTAGAGGGACTCGCATCCATCGCCGACCCTAACGCCAACATCCAGGTAGAAGGCTCCTACTCCATCCCGCGCAAGCAGTATGCCGCAACAGCCCATGTTCAGCATCTGCTGCCAACCATTCTGGGACTGAAGGTAGCCGACAAGACCTACAGTCTCGATGACATCACCGTAAGCGCCAAGAACCAGGGCAAGGACAGCTATTTCGACCTCGAAGCCCCGTTCGCCAGCATCCATGTTAACGGAGAGTACGATTACGCTACCCTCACCAAGAGCTTCACCAACCTGGTAGCCAGCAAACTGTCTACCCTTCCGGGCATCGGCAAGGTAGACAGGAGTGCGAAGAACCATTTCACCTTCCAGGCAGAAATCACCTCTACCGAGATTCTGCAGCGCATGCTGGGCATTCCGCTGCAGATAGAGCAGCCCGTCTTTGCCGATGGATTCATGAACGATGCCGAGAAAACCGTCAACATCTATACCAGCGTGCCTGACTTCAGCTATGGCGGCAAAGACTATCATGGAGCCAAAGTGCGACTGCATACCATCAACGATTCGCTCAAGATAGATGCGCAGATCAGGCAGGGCAAATGGGGAGATAACGGACCGGGCATCCACGTAAAGGCAGCCGCTGCCGACAACCAGCTCTTCGCCAAGCTCTTCTACAACAACCATTCGGCTAAGCTCCCTATCCAGGGCATCATCGATACGAGGGCGCAGTTCTTCAAGAACGAAGATCAGGTTTCTACCGCCCACGTAACCATACACCCGTCTGAAATCAGAATCGACGGCACGCCGTGGGAGGTTCATCCTGCCGACATCATCTACAGCAAGAACCGCCTGCTGGTAGACCATTTCGCCGTGAGCCACGACCAGCAGCACGTCATCGTTTCCGGTCTTGCTACACCCGAGAAGACCGATTCTATCGTAGCCGACCTGAAGGATGTGGATGTGGCATACGTGCTGAACCTCATCAATTTCCATTCGGTAGATTTCACCGGCAAGGCTTCGGGCAAGGCTATCATCAAGAGCCTCTTCAACGACCCTGATGCCTACGCCCAGCTGGACGTGAAGGAGTTTACCTTCGAAAACGGACCGCTCGGCGTGCTCCATGCTGGTGTCAACTTCAACAAGGAGCTTGAACAGATTGATATTCATGCAGTTGCCGACGATGGTCCGGAGCATCAGACGCTCATCAACGGATACGTCTCGCCTAAGCGTAACTATATCGACCTGGGTATCGATGCCCAGGGCACCAGCATGAAATTCCTCGAGAATTTCTGCGGCAGTTTCATGAACCAGGTAGAAGCCTGGGGCGATGGCCATCTCAATGTGGTGGGCGATTTGAAGAACATCAATCTTGTGGGCGACCTTACCGCTCACGGCAAGGTGCACCTCAAGCAGCTCAACACCGATTATACCTTCGATGCGCTCCATGCCCACGCTATCCCAGATGATATCCTCATAGAGAATGATACCATCTTCGACCGCAACCGCAACATAGCCATCCTGAGCGGAGGCATCCACCACAAGCACCTCACCAGGCTGAGCTACGACCTCGATATCAAGGCGCACAACTTCCTGGGCTTCGATACCCGCGAGTTTGGCGACAACACCTTCTATGGCACCATCTATGCCACGGGCGATGTGGGCATCCACGGCAAGAGCGGCGAAACCGTCATCGATATCAACGCCGAACCCGAACCGGGCAGCATCTTTGTATATAATGTGGCAAGTCCGGACGCCATCAGCGACAAGAGCTTTATCCACTGGCACGAGATTGTGCCGGATATCATGGACAGCCTGAACGGGGCTCCAACCACGAAACAGAGAGAGGATGACATCGATTTCGAATCGGATATGCGCATCAACTTCCTCGTAAACACCAACCAGAACCTCACGCTCAAGCTGATCATGGACGAGCAGTCGGGCGATTACATCACCCTGAACGGAGATGGCGTAATTCGCGCCAACTACTTCAACAAGGGCTCGTTCGACATGTTTGGCAACTATGTGGTAGACCACGGCACCTACAAGCTCACCATCCAGAATCTCATCAAGAAGGAGTTCGAGTTTATGCCGGGTGGCACCATCGCCTTCGGTGGCAACCCATACAATGCCCCACTCAACCTGCGGGCTAAATATACCGTAAACGGAGTGCCGCTGAGCGACCTGCGCATAGGCCGTTCGTTCTCGGGCAACAACATCCGCGTAGACTGCCTGATGGACATCACCGGCACGCCTCAATCGCCTAAGGTAGATTTCTCGATGGACCTGCCTACGGTTAACAGCGATGCGAAGCAGATGATCTACTCTATCATCAATTCGCAGGAAGAGATGAACCAGCAAGTGCTCTATCTCTTGGGCATCGGCCGGTTCTACGCCCAGACCAACAACAACCAGGTGAGCGAGGATGGTGAACAGCAGAGTCAGACTTCGCTGGCGATGCAGAGCCTGCTGAGCGGCACCATCTCGCAGCAGCTGAACACCGTACTTTCCAACGTGGTGAAGAGCAACAACTGGAATTTCGGTGCCAACATATCTACGGGCGATGAAGGTTTCAACAATGCCGAATATGAGGGCATTCTGAGTGGCAAGCTGCTCAACAACCGGTTACTCTTCAATGGCCAGTTCGGTTATCGCGACAATCCGAATGCCACGCAGAGTTTCATCGGCGATTTCGACCTCCGCTACCTCATCTTCCCTAACGGCAACCTCGCCATACGCATGTACAATCAGACCAACGACCGCTATTTTACGCGCAACAGTCTGAACACGCAGGGTCTCGGCCTCATCATGAAGAAAGACTTCAACGGCCTCCGCGATTTCTTCGGCATCAAAAAGAAGAAGAAGAAAAAGAAATAA
- the nqrE gene encoding NADH:ubiquinone reductase (Na(+)-transporting) subunit E → MEHAISLFFRSIFVDNMIFAYFLGMCSYLAVSKNVKTSLGLGLAVTFVLLITVPVDYLLQTKVLSADGILGVDLTYLSFILFIAVIAGIVQLVEMIVEKFSPSLYAALGIFLPLIAVNCAIMGASLFMQQRILMDPANTQAITSVWDSIVYAVGSGLGWTLAIVLMGAIREKMQYCDVPKPLQGLGITFITVGLMAMAMLCFSGLKI, encoded by the coding sequence ATGGAGCACGCAATAAGTTTGTTTTTCCGTTCGATTTTCGTCGATAACATGATCTTCGCCTACTTCCTGGGTATGTGTTCATACTTGGCAGTATCCAAGAACGTGAAGACCTCTTTGGGCTTGGGCTTGGCAGTAACCTTCGTGTTGCTCATCACCGTGCCTGTAGATTACCTGTTGCAGACTAAGGTGCTCAGCGCCGACGGCATTCTGGGTGTTGACCTCACTTACCTGAGCTTCATCCTCTTCATCGCCGTCATCGCCGGTATCGTGCAGCTGGTAGAGATGATTGTAGAGAAGTTCTCACCATCGCTCTATGCAGCGCTGGGTATCTTCCTGCCATTGATTGCCGTAAACTGTGCCATCATGGGTGCATCGCTCTTCATGCAGCAGCGCATCCTGATGGATCCTGCCAATACTCAGGCTATCACCTCAGTATGGGATAGCATCGTTTATGCCGTAGGTTCCGGTCTGGGTTGGACTCTTGCCATCGTGCTGATGGGAGCCATCCGCGAGAAGATGCAGTATTGCGACGTGCCAAAGCCATTGCAGGGACTCGGCATCACATTTATTACAGTAGGCCTCATGGCAATGGCTATGCTTTGCTTCTCAGGCTTGAAAATCTAA
- a CDS encoding PDDEXK nuclease domain-containing protein, whose translation MEENNITVDKAVQTIKGAILRAQAQASQSSNAIQLSLYYGIGRYVSINLQQAHWGAKALDTISERLQRELPGLRGFSSGNLKKMRIFYEEWQCLSIGSPLANQLQQFENKIEDGVEIGEKTLLCINRPIESADLHIEDFVGISFTHHMEILHKTTTLDERIYYIHQVNLYHWNKYVLRKYLSDDLYHHQGNMPNNFPKAIPDIKQSMKTISMFKDEYLLDFINTENLGLEIEDIDERVVEQEIVRNMRDFILQFGKDFIFMGNQYRVVLEGEEMFIDLLFFSRELAAMVAVELKYGKFKPSYLGQLCTYLQALDLTVKKPHENPSIGIVLCKEMNKAFVDIVVRNYDSPMGVATYKTKQDMPEELQKALPDLDKMKDLFCKSL comes from the coding sequence ATGGAAGAAAACAATATAACAGTAGATAAAGCTGTCCAAACCATAAAAGGGGCAATTTTGCGAGCTCAAGCACAGGCGAGCCAGTCAAGTAATGCCATACAGTTGTCTTTATATTATGGTATAGGGCGTTATGTGTCTATCAATTTACAGCAAGCACATTGGGGCGCAAAAGCTCTTGATACTATTAGTGAGAGATTGCAGCGTGAATTGCCAGGATTAAGAGGCTTTTCTTCAGGCAACTTGAAGAAAATGCGTATCTTCTATGAGGAATGGCAATGCCTTTCAATTGGTTCGCCATTGGCGAACCAATTACAACAGTTTGAAAATAAGATAGAAGATGGTGTTGAAATAGGAGAAAAGACACTCCTTTGTATTAACAGACCTATAGAGTCAGCAGACTTGCATATAGAGGATTTTGTGGGCATTAGTTTCACTCATCATATGGAAATTTTGCATAAAACTACCACTTTAGATGAGCGCATCTACTATATACATCAAGTGAACCTGTATCATTGGAACAAGTACGTATTACGGAAATACTTATCAGATGACCTATATCACCATCAAGGCAATATGCCTAACAATTTTCCGAAAGCGATACCAGACATTAAGCAATCAATGAAAACAATATCAATGTTTAAGGATGAATATTTGCTTGATTTCATCAATACTGAAAATTTGGGACTGGAGATTGAGGACATTGACGAACGTGTAGTTGAGCAAGAAATTGTAAGAAACATGCGCGATTTCATTCTTCAATTCGGAAAGGATTTTATCTTTATGGGTAACCAGTATCGTGTCGTACTTGAAGGAGAAGAAATGTTCATAGACCTTTTGTTCTTTAGTCGAGAACTTGCAGCAATGGTAGCCGTGGAACTAAAATACGGTAAGTTCAAACCTTCATATTTGGGACAACTATGTACATATCTACAAGCGTTAGACCTTACTGTAAAAAAGCCACACGAAAATCCTTCTATTGGTATTGTTTTATGCAAAGAAATGAACAAGGCTTTTGTTGACATTGTTGTAAGGAACTACGACAGCCCAATGGGAGTAGCAACATATAAAACCAAACAGGATATGCCTGAAGAATTACAGAAGGCTTTGCCTGATTTGGATAAGATGAAAGATCTGTTTTGCAAATCGTTGTAA
- a CDS encoding ORF6N domain-containing protein, whose translation MADITEKTVNGELVTNRDQLVGVDNIEPLIKIIRGQQVMLDRDLATLYGVETKRLNEQVKRNIKRFPEDFMFQLTKDECLRSQIATLNEESDKRIEDMHRLMLKHSVYHMTASFV comes from the coding sequence ATGGCAGATATAACGGAAAAGACAGTTAATGGCGAACTGGTCACAAATCGTGACCAGTTGGTTGGTGTTGACAATATAGAGCCTCTAATAAAAATCATTAGAGGACAACAAGTTATGCTTGACCGTGACCTTGCCACACTTTATGGCGTTGAAACAAAGCGTCTTAATGAGCAAGTAAAACGTAATATTAAACGATTTCCAGAAGATTTCATGTTTCAATTGACCAAGGACGAATGTTTAAGGTCGCAAATTGCGACCTTAAACGAAGAATCCGACAAGCGTATAGAAGATATGCACCGATTGATGTTGAAACATTCCGTTTATCACATGACCGCTTCCTTTGTATAG